The following proteins are encoded in a genomic region of Methylibium petroleiphilum PM1:
- a CDS encoding MFS transporter, with protein sequence MAEDAPAAQGAKALALRLLPLIGGQLCLHAAMTGLRMAAPLLALHEGHSAAAVGGLLALFAVAPIVLALPAGRMADRHGYHRPLRWAVALAFGGALLAVLATLLPVGWHYAVLCAAAMLCGGGANFGLIAIQRTAGRLVSDPTGLKRVFSWLGLAPALSNVVGPVIAGVVIDAAGFGAAFAVLALLPLASLLWSRRVPREVPAAAPAGAPRSHRASWELLTAPPMRRLLLVNWLLSSSWDVHSFVVPVLGHERGLSASAIGLILGAFALAVAGVRLVIPLLAHRLREGAVLAGAMLLTAAVFAVYPLAHAALAMGACAVVLGLALGTVQPMIMSTLHQITPQARHGEAIALRSMTINLSSALMPLGFGMAGAAFGAAGVFWLMGAMVGAGAWPARRLAATG encoded by the coding sequence GTGGCTGAGGACGCGCCGGCGGCTCAGGGCGCGAAGGCGCTGGCGCTGCGGTTGCTGCCGCTGATCGGCGGCCAGCTCTGCCTGCACGCCGCGATGACCGGCCTGCGCATGGCCGCGCCACTGCTCGCGCTGCACGAAGGCCACAGCGCAGCAGCGGTCGGCGGGCTGCTGGCCCTGTTCGCGGTCGCGCCGATCGTGCTCGCGTTGCCGGCGGGCCGCATGGCCGACCGTCACGGCTACCACCGCCCGCTGCGCTGGGCCGTGGCGCTCGCCTTCGGCGGCGCCTTGCTGGCCGTGCTGGCGACGCTGCTGCCGGTCGGCTGGCACTACGCGGTGCTGTGTGCCGCCGCGATGTTGTGTGGTGGTGGCGCGAACTTCGGCCTGATCGCGATCCAGCGCACGGCCGGCCGGCTGGTGAGCGACCCGACCGGACTGAAGCGCGTGTTCAGCTGGCTCGGCCTGGCGCCGGCGCTGAGCAATGTGGTCGGCCCGGTGATCGCCGGTGTGGTGATCGACGCGGCCGGCTTCGGTGCCGCCTTCGCGGTGCTGGCCCTGCTGCCGCTCGCGAGCCTGTTGTGGTCGCGCCGGGTGCCGCGCGAGGTGCCCGCAGCGGCTCCCGCCGGTGCGCCGCGCAGCCACCGTGCTTCCTGGGAGTTGCTGACGGCGCCCCCGATGCGCCGGCTGCTGCTGGTGAACTGGCTGCTGTCGAGCAGCTGGGACGTGCACAGCTTCGTGGTGCCGGTGCTGGGCCACGAGCGCGGGCTCAGCGCGTCGGCGATCGGACTGATCCTCGGCGCCTTCGCGCTCGCGGTGGCCGGTGTGCGGCTGGTGATTCCGCTGCTCGCTCACCGGCTGCGCGAGGGCGCGGTGCTGGCCGGCGCGATGCTGCTGACGGCTGCCGTGTTCGCCGTCTATCCGCTGGCGCACGCGGCGCTGGCGATGGGCGCCTGCGCGGTGGTGCTGGGCCTTGCACTCGGCACGGTGCAGCCGATGATCATGTCCACGCTGCACCAGATCACGCCGCAGGCGCGCCACGGCGAGGCGATCGCGCTGCGCTCGATGACCATCAACCTGTCCAGCGCGCTGATGCCGCTCGGCTTCGGCATGGCCGGCGCGGCATTCGGTGCGGCCGGCGTGTTCTGGCTGATGGGCGCGATGGTTGGCGCGGGCGCGTGGCCGGCCCGCCGGCTGGCCGCGACCGGCTGA
- the pdeM gene encoding ligase-associated DNA damage response endonuclease PdeM, with amino-acid sequence MQIDIAGETLELLPARAAWWPRQRLLVVADVHFGKAAAFRAGGLPVPHGTTSQNLAALDALLASRPARGIVFLGDFLHARSSQAGATLAALRAWRLRHADLALTLVRGNHDAHAGDPPADLGLAVVDEPWQLDPFAFGHHPRPSAGPHLLCGHLHPVHHLAWGGERLRLPCFVVGPQRTVLPAFGAFTGGHPVTPADDDRLFVATDDAVFAVPR; translated from the coding sequence ATGCAGATCGACATCGCCGGCGAAACCCTCGAACTGCTGCCCGCGCGGGCCGCATGGTGGCCGCGACAGCGGCTGCTGGTGGTGGCCGACGTGCACTTCGGCAAGGCCGCCGCCTTCCGCGCCGGCGGCCTGCCGGTGCCGCATGGCACGACATCGCAGAATCTGGCGGCGCTGGACGCGCTGCTGGCATCGCGGCCGGCGCGCGGCATCGTCTTCCTCGGCGACTTCCTTCATGCTCGATCTTCTCAGGCTGGCGCCACTCTGGCGGCACTGCGGGCCTGGCGTCTGCGCCATGCGGATCTCGCGCTGACACTGGTGCGCGGCAACCACGACGCCCACGCCGGCGACCCGCCGGCCGACCTGGGCCTCGCGGTCGTGGACGAGCCCTGGCAGCTCGATCCCTTCGCATTCGGCCATCACCCGCGCCCGTCGGCCGGGCCGCATCTGCTCTGCGGTCACCTGCATCCGGTGCATCACCTGGCCTGGGGTGGCGAGCGCCTGCGGCTGCCCTGCTTCGTGGTCGGCCCGCAGCGCACTGTGCTGCCGGCGTTCGGCGCCTTCACTGGCGGCCACCCGGTGACGCCGGCCGATGACGACCGCCTGTTCGTCGCTACCGACGACGCGGTCTTCGCGGTGCCGCGCTGA
- a CDS encoding ligase-associated DNA damage response DEXH box helicase — MNRRASPPAALDGWFAARGWQPFAFQRRVWAAAARGHSGLLHATTGAGKTYAVWFAALGRALQQRAAGTDDSRGLRVLWLTPMRALAADTQRALEAPLSELMPGWRVGLRTGDTPSSERARQAKSPPAALVTTPESLSLMLSQADAARRLQHVDMVIVDEWHELMGNKRGVQTQLALARLRHWQPRLVVWGLSATLGNLPRARQVLLGDADAQGVLVQGRLPKRVVVDTLVPPNPSRFPWGGHLGIEMLQPVIDEIDRHSTTLVFTNTRSQAEIWYQKLLDARPDWAGVLALHHGSLDPALRGWVEEGLKSGRLKAVVSTSSLDLGVDFLPVERVLQIGSPKGVARLLQRAGRSGHAPGRVSRLTLVPTHSLELLEAAAAIRAVAARRIESRRAPDKPLDVLVQHLVTVALGGGFRASDLLAEVRRTDAYRTLTDVEWQWALDFVARGGQSLVVYPEYRRVLPDDDGMYRVPDAAIGRRHRMGIGTIVSDAAMQVRFVNGTRLGSIEESFIARLRRGDHFLFGGRRLEFVRSHEMTAFVRPATGRRGAVPRWQGGQMPLSSELAHAALERLQQAARDRFPGPEMRALRPLLELQARWSALPAADVLVAETMRSREGQHLFLYPFAGRLVHVGLAALLAYRVGARQPASFSIAVNDYGFELLSATPVDWSALLATPEAAQRLLTTDALLEDVLAGLNATELSRRRFREIARVAGLVFQGYPGQARSARQLQASSSLFFDVFQRHDAGNLLLGQAEREVLEQELELGRLRETLTALTQRRLAFFELRRATPFGFPLMVERLREALSTEALTDRVARLLRELERAAAP; from the coding sequence ATGAACCGGCGCGCGTCGCCGCCAGCCGCACTCGACGGCTGGTTCGCCGCTCGCGGCTGGCAGCCGTTCGCGTTCCAGCGCAGGGTCTGGGCGGCGGCCGCGCGCGGCCACAGCGGCCTGCTGCACGCCACCACCGGCGCCGGCAAGACCTACGCGGTCTGGTTCGCCGCCCTGGGCCGCGCGCTGCAGCAGCGGGCCGCCGGCACCGACGACAGCCGCGGCCTGCGGGTGCTGTGGCTCACACCGATGCGCGCTCTCGCCGCCGACACGCAGCGTGCGCTCGAGGCGCCGCTCTCCGAGCTGATGCCCGGCTGGCGCGTGGGCCTGCGCACCGGTGACACGCCGAGCTCCGAGCGCGCGCGCCAGGCGAAGTCGCCGCCCGCCGCGCTGGTCACGACGCCCGAGAGCCTGTCGCTGATGTTGAGCCAGGCCGACGCGGCGCGGCGCCTGCAGCACGTCGACATGGTGATCGTCGACGAATGGCACGAGCTGATGGGCAACAAGCGCGGCGTGCAGACTCAGCTCGCGCTGGCGCGGCTGCGGCACTGGCAGCCGCGCCTCGTCGTGTGGGGCCTGTCTGCGACGCTGGGCAACCTGCCGCGCGCGCGGCAGGTGCTGCTCGGCGACGCCGACGCCCAGGGCGTGCTGGTGCAGGGCCGCCTGCCCAAGCGCGTGGTGGTCGACACCCTGGTGCCGCCGAACCCGTCGCGCTTCCCCTGGGGCGGCCACCTCGGCATCGAGATGCTGCAGCCGGTGATCGACGAGATCGACCGTCACTCGACCACGCTGGTCTTCACCAACACCCGCTCGCAGGCCGAGATCTGGTACCAGAAGCTGCTCGATGCGCGCCCCGACTGGGCCGGCGTGCTCGCGCTGCACCACGGCTCGCTCGATCCCGCACTGCGCGGCTGGGTCGAAGAGGGTCTGAAGTCGGGCCGGCTGAAGGCGGTGGTCAGCACCTCCAGCCTGGACCTGGGCGTCGACTTCCTGCCGGTCGAGCGCGTGCTGCAGATCGGCAGCCCGAAGGGCGTGGCGCGGCTGCTGCAGCGTGCCGGCCGCAGCGGCCATGCGCCCGGCCGGGTCTCACGGCTCACGCTGGTGCCGACGCACAGCCTCGAGCTGCTCGAGGCGGCCGCGGCGATCCGCGCGGTCGCCGCGCGCCGCATCGAGTCGCGCCGCGCCCCGGACAAGCCGCTCGACGTGCTGGTGCAGCACCTCGTCACCGTCGCGCTCGGCGGCGGGTTTCGCGCGTCGGACCTGCTGGCGGAAGTGCGCCGCACCGACGCCTACCGCACGCTGACGGATGTCGAGTGGCAGTGGGCGCTCGACTTCGTCGCGCGCGGCGGACAGAGCCTGGTCGTCTACCCCGAGTACCGCCGCGTGCTGCCCGACGACGACGGCATGTACCGCGTGCCCGATGCGGCGATCGGCCGCCGACACCGCATGGGCATCGGCACCATCGTCTCCGACGCCGCGATGCAGGTGCGCTTCGTGAACGGTACGCGGCTCGGCAGCATCGAGGAGTCGTTCATCGCGCGGTTGCGCCGCGGTGACCACTTCCTGTTCGGGGGGCGCCGGCTGGAGTTCGTGCGCAGCCATGAGATGACCGCCTTCGTGCGGCCCGCGACCGGCCGGCGCGGCGCGGTGCCGCGCTGGCAAGGCGGGCAGATGCCCCTGTCGTCCGAGCTGGCGCACGCGGCACTGGAGCGGCTGCAGCAGGCTGCGCGTGACCGTTTCCCCGGTCCCGAGATGCGGGCGCTGCGCCCTCTGCTCGAACTGCAGGCGCGCTGGTCGGCGCTGCCGGCGGCCGACGTGCTGGTGGCCGAGACTATGCGCAGCCGCGAGGGCCAGCACCTGTTCCTCTATCCCTTCGCCGGGCGCCTCGTGCACGTCGGCCTCGCCGCGCTGCTGGCCTACCGTGTCGGCGCACGGCAACCGGCGAGCTTCTCGATCGCCGTCAACGATTACGGCTTCGAGCTGCTGAGCGCCACCCCCGTGGACTGGTCCGCGCTGCTCGCGACGCCAGAGGCCGCGCAGCGCCTGCTGACGACCGACGCATTGCTGGAGGACGTGCTGGCCGGCCTGAACGCCACCGAGCTGTCGCGCCGAAGATTCCGAGAGATCGCCCGCGTTGCAGGGCTGGTGTTCCAGGGCTACCCGGGCCAGGCGCGCAGCGCACGGCAGCTGCAGGCTTCGTCGAGCCTGTTCTTCGACGTGTTCCAGCGCCATGACGCCGGCAACCTGCTGCTGGGCCAGGCCGAGCGCGAAGTGCTGGAACAGGAGCTGGAGCTCGGCCGGCTGCGTGAGACGCTCACCGCGCTGACCCAGCGACGCCTCGCCTTCTTCGAACTGCGCCGCGCAACGCCGTTCGGCTTCCCGCTGATGGTCGAGCGGCTGCGCGAGGCACTCAGCACCGAGGCGCTGACGGACCGCGTCGCGCGGCTGCTGCGCGAGCTCGAGCGAGCCGCCGCTCCGTGA
- a CDS encoding ATP-dependent DNA ligase yields MRDFARLYAALDATTSTHEKLEALTAYFRAAPARHAAWAAYFLAGGKPRQAVPTALLRQLAAERAGLPPWLFDACYEAVGDLAETIALVLPPPVRDSALGLDDWMRERIGPLRGAPPEQVRTALFDAWDELDTPGRFLLGKLIGGGFRVGVSRLLLTRALAAVAGLDAKLIAQRLMGWTDKGAQPTADAYAALLAPEAATGDASPGGQPYPFFLAHPLQAEPQTLGALADWQAEWKYDGIRAQLVRRGGQSWLWSRGEELITDRFPELAKLSLPDGAVIDGEIVVWQDSRPAPFAALQRRIGRKTLGARLLQELPAVLIAYDLLEQEGVDRRDEPQHLRRMRLEQLISATADPALQLSPQVQAPDWAALAVLRDTARERGVEGLMLKAREARYGVGRTKDVGVWWKWKVDPYAVDAVLVYAQAGHGRRASLYTDYTFAVWDAPPDGAPGERRLVPFAKAYSGLSDAEIARVDAVIRKTTIEKFGPVRSVRPTLVFEIGFEGIALSTRHRAGVAVRFPRILRTRPDKPVEEADTLATLKGLLT; encoded by the coding sequence GTGCGTGACTTCGCCCGGCTCTACGCCGCTCTGGATGCGACCACCTCGACGCACGAGAAGCTCGAGGCGCTGACGGCCTACTTCCGGGCCGCTCCCGCCCGCCATGCCGCCTGGGCGGCCTACTTCCTGGCCGGTGGCAAGCCGCGACAGGCCGTGCCGACGGCGCTGCTGCGTCAACTGGCCGCCGAGCGCGCCGGCCTGCCGCCCTGGCTGTTCGACGCCTGCTACGAGGCGGTCGGCGATCTGGCCGAGACGATCGCGCTCGTGCTGCCGCCGCCGGTACGCGACAGCGCGCTCGGCCTCGATGACTGGATGCGCGAGCGCATCGGTCCCTTGCGCGGTGCGCCGCCCGAGCAGGTGCGCACCGCGCTGTTCGATGCGTGGGACGAACTCGACACCCCCGGCCGCTTCCTGCTCGGCAAGCTGATCGGCGGCGGCTTTCGCGTCGGCGTCTCGCGGCTGCTGCTCACGCGCGCGCTGGCCGCGGTGGCCGGGCTCGACGCCAAGCTCATCGCCCAACGGCTGATGGGCTGGACCGACAAAGGCGCCCAGCCGACGGCCGACGCCTACGCCGCGCTGCTGGCGCCGGAGGCCGCAACCGGCGACGCCTCGCCCGGCGGCCAGCCCTACCCGTTCTTCCTCGCGCATCCGCTGCAGGCCGAGCCGCAGACGCTCGGCGCGCTCGCCGATTGGCAGGCCGAATGGAAGTACGACGGCATCCGCGCCCAGCTCGTGCGGCGCGGCGGACAATCCTGGCTCTGGTCGCGCGGCGAGGAGCTGATCACCGACCGTTTCCCCGAGCTGGCGAAGCTGTCGCTGCCCGACGGCGCGGTGATCGACGGCGAGATCGTCGTCTGGCAGGACAGCCGACCTGCCCCGTTCGCAGCCCTGCAGCGGCGCATCGGCCGCAAGACCCTCGGAGCGCGCCTGCTGCAGGAGTTGCCGGCGGTGCTGATCGCCTACGACCTGCTGGAGCAGGAGGGTGTCGACCGGCGCGACGAGCCCCAGCACCTGCGGCGCATGCGCCTCGAGCAACTGATCTCCGCGACCGCCGACCCCGCGTTGCAGCTCTCGCCCCAGGTGCAGGCCCCCGACTGGGCTGCACTGGCCGTGCTGCGCGACACCGCCCGTGAGCGCGGCGTCGAGGGCCTGATGCTGAAGGCCCGCGAGGCGCGCTATGGCGTCGGTCGCACCAAGGACGTCGGCGTGTGGTGGAAGTGGAAAGTCGACCCCTATGCCGTCGACGCGGTGCTCGTCTACGCCCAGGCCGGCCACGGGCGGCGCGCCTCGCTCTACACCGACTACACCTTCGCGGTGTGGGACGCCCCGCCGGACGGTGCGCCCGGCGAGCGCCGCCTGGTGCCGTTCGCCAAGGCCTACTCCGGCCTGAGCGACGCCGAGATCGCTCGCGTCGACGCGGTGATCCGCAAGACGACGATCGAGAAGTTCGGGCCGGTGCGCAGCGTGCGGCCGACGCTGGTGTTCGAGATCGGATTCGAGGGCATCGCTCTCTCGACGCGCCACAGGGCGGGCGTCGCGGTGCGCTTCCCGCGCATCCTTCGGACACGTCCCGACAAACCGGTCGAGGAAGCCGACACGCTCGCCACGCTGAAGGGCCTGCTCACATGA
- a CDS encoding ligase-associated DNA damage response exonuclease: MSDLVVVRKEGLYCAAGDFYIDPWRPVARAVLTHAHADHARPGHGRYLAARAGATLVRTRLGDVGLDTLEYGERITHHGVTLSLHPAGHVLGSAQVRLEHRGEVWVVSGDYKLAPDASCAPFEPLRCDTFVTESTFGLPIYRWDPPAQVFDGVEHWWRDNADAGQASVLYCYALGKAQRVLLGVDASIGPIVCHGAVQTLNDAYRAAGVALPPTITVDQVGDPVDLRRALVLAPPSAAGSPWLKRFGEFHDAFASGWMRLRGTRRRRGVDRGFVLSDHADWPALLEAIGATGAGRIVVTHGETGPLIRWLREQGLDAAAFQTEYGDEDETAPPAAETGGA, translated from the coding sequence ATGAGCGATCTGGTCGTCGTGCGCAAGGAGGGGCTGTACTGCGCCGCCGGCGACTTCTACATCGACCCGTGGCGGCCGGTGGCCCGCGCCGTGCTGACCCACGCGCACGCCGACCACGCCCGCCCGGGGCACGGCCGCTACCTCGCGGCGCGCGCGGGCGCGACGCTGGTGCGCACGCGGCTGGGCGATGTGGGCCTCGACACGCTCGAGTACGGCGAACGCATCACGCACCATGGCGTGACGCTGTCGCTGCACCCCGCCGGCCACGTGCTCGGCTCGGCCCAGGTACGACTCGAGCACCGTGGCGAGGTGTGGGTGGTCTCGGGCGACTACAAGCTCGCGCCGGACGCGAGCTGCGCACCGTTCGAACCGCTGCGCTGTGACACCTTCGTCACCGAATCGACCTTCGGCCTGCCGATCTACCGCTGGGACCCGCCGGCGCAGGTGTTTGACGGTGTCGAGCACTGGTGGCGAGACAACGCCGACGCGGGCCAGGCCAGCGTGCTGTATTGCTATGCGCTCGGCAAGGCGCAACGCGTGCTGCTCGGCGTCGACGCCTCGATCGGCCCCATCGTCTGCCATGGCGCGGTGCAGACGCTCAACGACGCCTATCGTGCCGCCGGCGTGGCGCTGCCGCCCACGATCACGGTCGACCAGGTCGGTGACCCCGTCGACCTGCGGCGCGCGCTCGTGCTGGCCCCACCCTCGGCGGCCGGCTCGCCGTGGCTGAAGCGCTTCGGCGAGTTCCACGACGCCTTCGCGAGCGGCTGGATGCGCCTGCGCGGCACGCGGCGGCGGCGCGGCGTCGACCGCGGCTTCGTGCTGTCCGACCACGCCGACTGGCCGGCGTTGCTGGAGGCGATCGGGGCCACCGGCGCCGGGCGCATCGTCGTGACGCACGGCGAGACCGGCCCGCTGATCCGCTGGCTGCGCGAGCAGGGCCTCGACGCCGCCGCCTTCCAGACCGAGTACGGCGACGAGGACGAGACCGCCCCGCCGGCCGCGGAGACCGGCGGTGCGTGA
- the ppsR gene encoding posphoenolpyruvate synthetase regulatory kinase/phosphorylase PpsR, whose translation MPNRTVFFVSDGTGITAETFGNSILAQFSAKPRHVRRPFIDTPDKAYQVVREINDTAGREGKRPIVFITLIDTEVRGIIRSAHCLVLDMLGTFVEPLEAEFGIKSNHRVGRFDDISKSQEYTDRIEAINFSLAHDDGQSSKNLDIADVILVGVSRSGKTPTSLYLAMQHGIKAANYPLIPEDFDRGALPSALVPHKKKCFGLTIAPERLREIRHERRPNSKYASLENCRLEVSAAESMMGREGIAWLSSTHKSIEEIATTILRDIRPDRLIY comes from the coding sequence ATGCCAAATCGCACAGTGTTCTTCGTTTCGGACGGCACCGGCATCACCGCCGAGACCTTCGGCAACTCCATCCTGGCGCAGTTCTCGGCCAAGCCCCGCCACGTGCGCCGGCCCTTCATCGACACCCCCGACAAGGCCTACCAGGTGGTGCGCGAGATCAACGACACCGCCGGGCGCGAGGGCAAGCGACCGATCGTCTTCATCACGCTGATCGACACCGAGGTGCGCGGCATCATCCGCAGCGCCCACTGTCTGGTGCTGGACATGCTGGGCACCTTCGTTGAGCCGCTCGAGGCTGAATTCGGCATCAAGTCCAACCACCGCGTCGGCCGCTTCGACGACATCTCAAAGAGTCAGGAGTACACCGATCGCATCGAGGCGATCAACTTCTCGCTCGCCCATGACGACGGCCAGTCGTCCAAGAACCTCGACATCGCCGACGTGATCCTGGTCGGCGTCAGCCGCTCCGGCAAGACGCCGACCTCGCTCTACCTGGCGATGCAGCACGGCATCAAGGCAGCCAATTACCCGCTGATCCCCGAGGACTTCGACCGCGGCGCCCTGCCCTCCGCGCTGGTGCCGCACAAGAAGAAGTGCTTCGGCCTCACGATCGCGCCAGAGCGCCTGCGCGAAATCCGCCACGAGCGGCGCCCGAACAGCAAATACGCCTCGCTCGAGAACTGCCGCCTGGAGGTGTCGGCGGCCGAGTCGATGATGGGCCGCGAGGGCATCGCCTGGCTCAGCTCGACGCACAAGTCGATCGAGGAGATCGCCACCACCATCCTGCGCGACATCCGGCCGGACCGGCTGATCTACTGA